From Paenibacillus graminis, a single genomic window includes:
- a CDS encoding metal-dependent hydrolase — protein sequence MDTATHFVMGLGLAGLSFVDPVVASQPTLAGAVMVATVLASQAPDADTALRLKGNALYIRNHRGITHSLPFLLLWPALITLVIGPIFGFTDLHYLSHIALWSFIGVAVHVFTDLFNTYGTQAARPFTEKWIAWNIIHIFDPFIFGSHAAAIILWVSGIIPPAPLFITLYACIALYYIWRTMVHARLTRKLKTKDIHHSAGERYFVIPTISPTRWNVVKAKTDGSYTIGLLNSGRLEWFKHAVCSTHPAVEHSKSHPDIKAFLYFTSYAVAEVEELPSGYIVRWGDVRYLHRKQFPFVAVLVMDNQYHPLNTYVGWLSSEKLDERFAMDPGSMKL from the coding sequence ATGGATACCGCTACACATTTCGTTATGGGCCTGGGACTTGCTGGACTGTCCTTCGTCGATCCCGTCGTTGCCTCCCAGCCAACCTTAGCCGGGGCTGTCATGGTCGCTACCGTACTGGCCTCTCAAGCACCCGACGCTGATACCGCGCTGCGTCTGAAGGGAAACGCGCTGTACATCCGCAACCATCGGGGAATCACACATTCACTGCCGTTTTTACTGCTGTGGCCTGCCCTGATCACTTTGGTTATAGGACCGATCTTCGGGTTCACAGATCTTCATTATCTAAGCCATATCGCCCTGTGGAGCTTCATCGGCGTAGCTGTTCATGTATTCACCGATCTGTTCAATACTTACGGTACGCAGGCTGCACGTCCCTTTACGGAGAAGTGGATCGCCTGGAACATTATCCACATCTTTGATCCGTTTATATTTGGCAGCCATGCAGCGGCCATTATTCTCTGGGTCAGCGGGATCATTCCGCCAGCTCCGTTATTCATTACCTTGTATGCCTGCATCGCGCTTTATTATATTTGGCGGACAATGGTGCACGCGCGGCTGACAAGGAAACTTAAGACCAAGGATATCCACCACAGCGCCGGTGAACGCTATTTTGTAATTCCGACCATATCGCCCACGCGCTGGAATGTGGTTAAGGCCAAAACAGACGGCAGCTATACTATCGGTCTGCTGAACAGCGGACGGCTTGAATGGTTTAAGCATGCGGTGTGCTCCACTCACCCCGCAGTTGAACATTCCAAAAGCCATCCGGATATCAAGGCCTTTCTGTACTTTACCTCCTACGCGGTAGCCGAGGTCGAGGAACTTCCCTCTGGTTATATTGTACGCTGGGGGGATGTGCGTTATTTACACCGCAAGCAATTCCCGTTTGTTGCAGTACTGGTTATGGATAACCAATATCATCCGCTTAACACCTATGTTGGCTGGTTAAGCAGCGAGAAGCTGGATGAACGGTTCGCCATGGACCCGGGTTCCATGAAGCTTTAG
- a CDS encoding DUF5325 family protein, which produces MGKGLSLWFAVSSILLLTAASISISSNIWLALLLGVLCILNIGWGFILKARLRRKAETEAHQSS; this is translated from the coding sequence ATGGGTAAAGGCTTATCCCTCTGGTTCGCGGTTTCTTCCATTCTCCTCCTGACTGCAGCCTCCATCTCCATCAGTTCTAATATTTGGCTGGCGCTGCTGTTGGGAGTCTTATGCATTTTGAATATTGGCTGGGGCTTTATCCTCAAAGCCAGACTGAGACGCAAGGCAGAGACCGAGGCACACCAGTCTTCCTAG
- the trpS gene encoding tryptophan--tRNA ligase yields the protein MAKKVLSGIQPSGSLTLGNYIGAIKNFVKLQEEHECYFMVVDLHAITVSQDPAALRENSESVAALYLAAGINPQISNVYMQSHVQQHAELGWIMTTLTAMGELERMTQFKDKSSGKDSVGAGLFVYPSLMAADILIYNADLVPVGEDQKQHLELTRDLAGRFNHRFGEFFTVPEPYIPEVGARIMSLDDGTKKMSKSNPNPGSYIALLDPPDVIRKKIARATTDSGREVIFDPANKPEISNLMSIYAECSGMTLQQIADRYEGQMYGGFKKDLGEVLVATLEPLQQKYREIRSSGALSDILAEGAERARGVAAKTLAGVKEKMGFLPLR from the coding sequence ATGGCTAAAAAAGTATTGTCCGGCATTCAGCCGAGCGGTTCACTGACCTTGGGGAACTATATCGGTGCGATCAAAAATTTTGTCAAACTGCAGGAGGAGCATGAATGTTACTTTATGGTCGTCGATCTGCATGCCATCACAGTCTCACAGGACCCTGCCGCGCTGCGTGAAAATTCCGAATCTGTAGCGGCGCTGTATCTTGCAGCCGGAATCAATCCCCAAATCTCCAATGTCTATATGCAGTCGCACGTACAACAGCATGCTGAACTGGGCTGGATTATGACCACCCTTACAGCGATGGGCGAGCTGGAGCGGATGACCCAGTTCAAGGACAAATCTTCAGGCAAAGATTCTGTCGGTGCAGGTTTGTTCGTATATCCTTCGCTGATGGCCGCTGATATTCTGATCTACAATGCAGACCTGGTTCCGGTTGGGGAAGACCAGAAGCAGCATCTGGAGCTGACACGTGATTTGGCTGGGCGTTTCAACCACCGCTTTGGCGAATTCTTCACCGTTCCCGAGCCTTACATTCCTGAAGTCGGTGCGCGTATTATGTCCTTGGATGACGGAACCAAAAAGATGAGTAAAAGCAACCCGAATCCTGGCAGCTATATCGCACTGCTGGACCCGCCCGATGTGATCCGCAAAAAAATAGCCCGTGCCACAACCGACTCGGGCCGTGAGGTTATCTTTGATCCGGCGAACAAGCCTGAGATCAGCAACCTGATGAGCATCTATGCTGAATGCTCGGGAATGACCCTGCAGCAGATTGCCGACCGGTATGAGGGCCAAATGTACGGGGGCTTCAAAAAGGATCTGGGCGAGGTTCTGGTGGCTACTCTAGAGCCTCTCCAGCAGAAATACCGGGAGATCCGCAGCTCCGGCGCCCTGAGCGATATTCTCGCTGAAGGAGCAGAACGTGCCCGTGGAGTCGCTGCCAAGACGCTTGCTGGTGTCAAAGAGAAGATGGGATTCCTGCCGCTGCGCTAG
- a CDS encoding aldose 1-epimerase, with the protein MKQVTKGQWGGYDTYILHSRELEVTLLPRLGNNVISLWDHKQNREILRKPEENDLSYYLQKPYHFGMPLLIPPGRIRQGQFQFEGKAYQFEQNAAGGHHIHGLHRTQSWCVSDIEEDEEGCAVTTEFNTADDPRWMEQFPVPLKLEMTFRLQDNRFRQTLKVSHQGTARVPFGIGYHTWFMIDGEPGRWKLKLPAENVYELNDELLTSGNLLPLGELEALNQGLGLQGIKLDTVLRIGDQQPAEAVLTRDDGYVLRYTADQEFFRHWVVYTNGTADQFLCIEPYTWLPDGPNLGKNAAFTGIITLEPRQTIAVSSSLEVVSPEL; encoded by the coding sequence ATGAAACAGGTGACCAAAGGGCAGTGGGGCGGTTATGATACATATATTTTGCATAGCCGTGAGCTGGAAGTCACGCTTTTGCCGCGACTGGGTAACAACGTCATTTCTTTGTGGGACCATAAGCAAAACCGTGAAATTCTTCGCAAGCCGGAAGAGAACGACCTCTCCTATTACCTTCAGAAGCCTTATCATTTCGGCATGCCGCTCCTGATTCCGCCCGGACGCATCCGCCAGGGGCAATTCCAGTTCGAAGGCAAAGCCTATCAGTTCGAGCAGAATGCTGCGGGAGGCCACCATATTCACGGCCTGCACCGGACACAATCCTGGTGCGTCAGTGATATTGAAGAAGACGAAGAAGGCTGCGCGGTGACAACTGAATTCAATACCGCGGATGATCCCCGCTGGATGGAGCAATTCCCCGTCCCTCTGAAGCTTGAGATGACGTTCCGATTGCAGGATAACCGTTTCAGGCAAACCCTAAAAGTAAGCCATCAGGGAACCGCCCGTGTCCCTTTTGGAATCGGCTATCATACCTGGTTTATGATTGATGGCGAGCCAGGCCGCTGGAAGCTTAAGCTTCCAGCCGAAAATGTCTATGAATTGAATGATGAACTGCTGACAAGCGGCAATCTGCTGCCTCTCGGTGAGCTTGAAGCCCTGAATCAAGGCTTAGGACTTCAGGGGATCAAGCTGGACACTGTGCTGCGCATAGGAGACCAGCAGCCCGCTGAGGCAGTGCTGACAAGGGATGACGGCTACGTCCTGCGCTATACTGCAGACCAGGAATTCTTCCGCCATTGGGTAGTGTACACCAATGGGACGGCAGACCAATTTCTGTGCATTGAGCCCTATACCTGGCTTCCTGATGGGCCAAACCTCGGGAAGAATGCTGCTTTTACAGGCATCATTACCTTGGAGCCCCGGCAGACTATTGCGGTTTCAAGCAGTCTAGAAGTAGTCAGTCCCGAACTATAA
- a CDS encoding alpha/beta-type small acid-soluble spore protein, protein MGQAGQQGRGSRSNNLVVPQANAALQQLKYEAAQELGVTIPADGYYGNYTSRETGSLGGYITKRLVQLAEQQLSGRSQ, encoded by the coding sequence ATGGGTCAAGCAGGTCAACAAGGTCGTGGTAGCCGTTCCAATAACCTGGTCGTTCCTCAAGCGAATGCAGCGCTGCAGCAGTTGAAATATGAAGCAGCACAGGAGCTTGGAGTAACTATCCCAGCTGACGGTTATTATGGGAACTATACTTCCCGCGAAACCGGTTCTTTGGGAGGATACATCACCAAACGTCTGGTGCAACTGGCAGAGCAGCAACTGTCTGGTCGTTCGCAGTAA
- a CDS encoding M3 family oligoendopeptidase, with protein sequence MKQPLSLTWDLDSIFPGGSASAEFEHFLKQLETDIGVLDQQVAATASPANIESTKQLDDVIALLQSCSGRLVQASEFAGCLGAQNQQDKGAVRLSSKVAGLRAGFEGVSSKFDDVLRQTSDEVWQEWMARPEIAPLKFVLSESRDLAREKMSPELESFALTLAVDGYHGWSEHYETIVGSIQIPCEDEEGTRMLSAGQAFNKLDDPDPKVREAMFHKWEEAWGSAADYCADTLNHLAGFRLNLYKGRGWEDVVKEPLAINRMSRASLDTMWDVITKAKPALVSYLSRKAKLLGLESLAWVDVEAPVGKSTGKIPYDTAAKDIVAQFRNFSPKLADFAERAFDSNWIEVEDRPGKRPGGFCVSFPESKESRIFMTYSGTPSNVSTLAHELGHAYHSYLLEDLPVFNQNYAMNVAETASTFAEVIVADAQVKAAASNEEKIALLEAKIQNSVAFFMNIHARFLFETRFYEKRKQGLVNAEELSALMVEAQKEAFCGVLSEYHPHFWASKLHFYITDVPFYNFPYTVGYMFSTGLYRIALQEGTSFADKYDSLLRDTGIMTLEELVQRHLGVDLTQPDFWQGAADLIIADINEFLKLTEHSA encoded by the coding sequence ATGAAACAGCCTTTATCATTGACCTGGGATCTGGATTCTATATTTCCGGGAGGATCAGCCTCGGCGGAATTCGAGCATTTTTTGAAACAGCTGGAGACTGACATTGGGGTATTGGATCAGCAGGTTGCTGCAACGGCTTCACCGGCAAATATCGAGTCCACCAAGCAACTGGATGATGTAATAGCGCTGCTGCAGAGCTGTTCCGGGCGGCTGGTACAGGCATCCGAGTTCGCCGGATGTCTGGGTGCCCAGAACCAGCAGGACAAGGGTGCCGTACGGTTATCCTCCAAGGTTGCAGGCCTGCGCGCAGGTTTCGAAGGAGTCAGCTCCAAGTTCGATGATGTGCTGCGCCAAACTTCTGATGAGGTATGGCAGGAGTGGATGGCCCGTCCAGAAATTGCCCCTCTGAAGTTCGTGCTTAGCGAGAGCCGTGATCTGGCCCGTGAAAAGATGAGTCCTGAGCTGGAGTCATTTGCGCTTACGCTGGCTGTTGACGGCTACCATGGCTGGAGCGAGCATTATGAAACCATTGTTGGGTCCATACAGATCCCCTGTGAGGATGAAGAGGGAACCAGAATGCTGTCTGCCGGACAAGCCTTCAACAAGCTGGACGACCCTGATCCGAAGGTCCGGGAGGCGATGTTCCACAAATGGGAAGAGGCCTGGGGCAGCGCTGCGGATTATTGTGCGGATACCCTCAATCATTTGGCGGGATTCCGTCTGAATCTGTACAAAGGCCGTGGCTGGGAGGATGTAGTGAAGGAGCCGCTGGCCATTAACCGCATGTCCCGCGCTTCGCTGGACACAATGTGGGATGTCATTACCAAAGCCAAGCCTGCACTGGTCTCCTACTTGAGCCGTAAAGCCAAGCTGCTCGGACTGGAATCCCTGGCCTGGGTGGATGTGGAAGCTCCGGTAGGCAAGTCCACCGGCAAAATCCCCTATGATACGGCAGCAAAAGATATTGTGGCACAATTCCGTAATTTTAGTCCGAAGCTGGCGGATTTTGCCGAGCGTGCTTTCGACAGCAATTGGATCGAAGTCGAAGACCGTCCAGGCAAACGCCCCGGCGGATTCTGCGTATCCTTTCCGGAGAGCAAGGAATCACGTATTTTTATGACTTACAGCGGCACTCCATCCAATGTGTCGACACTGGCACATGAGCTTGGACATGCTTATCACTCCTACCTGCTGGAGGATCTTCCGGTATTCAATCAGAACTATGCTATGAATGTCGCGGAGACCGCTTCAACCTTCGCAGAGGTCATTGTGGCCGATGCCCAGGTGAAGGCTGCCGCAAGTAACGAGGAGAAGATTGCCCTGCTTGAGGCGAAAATCCAGAATAGTGTAGCCTTCTTCATGAATATCCATGCCCGCTTTTTGTTTGAAACCCGTTTTTATGAGAAGCGGAAGCAGGGCCTTGTAAATGCCGAAGAACTGTCAGCGCTGATGGTTGAAGCGCAGAAGGAAGCTTTCTGCGGGGTTCTATCCGAATACCATCCGCATTTCTGGGCGTCCAAGCTGCATTTTTATATTACAGATGTCCCGTTCTATAACTTCCCGTATACCGTTGGTTACATGTTCAGTACAGGGCTATACCGGATTGCGCTGCAGGAAGGAACATCCTTTGCCGATAAGTATGACAGCCTGCTGCGTGACACCGGCATCATGACGCTGGAGGAGCTGGTCCAGAGGCACCTTGGCGTGGATCTGACTCAGCCGGATTTCTGGCAGGGCGCAGCAGATTTGATTATCGCCGATATCAACGAATTTTTGAAATTGACGGAGCATTCGGCCTAA
- a CDS encoding YycC family protein has protein sequence MKPLQISPETAVTLAKQLGVPLEHLMHMPQHILLQKIAELSKKQSEGTTGSEPESQAPEKGEQ, from the coding sequence ATGAAGCCACTGCAAATCTCGCCGGAGACGGCGGTTACCCTAGCCAAGCAACTCGGCGTTCCGCTGGAACACTTGATGCATATGCCTCAACATATCTTGCTGCAAAAGATTGCAGAATTATCCAAAAAACAGAGTGAAGGCACCACCGGCAGCGAACCAGAGTCTCAAGCGCCCGAGAAGGGCGAGCAATGA
- a CDS encoding DUF2225 domain-containing protein: protein MRALPELIPLYTIKVICCNCEHEFTTSRVRPSLKKAVRRDADFCSYYKDENPDYYVVRVCPDCGFASTENSADKLADWQRKAFREQVGSRWVRRDFGDKRSWEIALETYKLALLCAQSIKDKDRIIASLLHHIAWMYRYQGDVEQEQRFLRYSLGMYIKVFENDGIGGNDARLMYLIGELYRRIGEFSNAVKWFSRLINDQKIMDAAMIRAAREQWALLREQMNGGEPEEDGLPSGT, encoded by the coding sequence ATGAGGGCATTGCCGGAATTAATACCGCTATACACTATTAAGGTGATCTGCTGTAATTGTGAACATGAATTTACAACCTCAAGAGTCCGTCCCAGCCTCAAAAAGGCTGTTCGGCGCGATGCGGACTTCTGCTCCTATTACAAGGATGAGAATCCCGATTATTATGTCGTGCGCGTCTGCCCGGACTGTGGCTTCGCCTCCACCGAGAATTCTGCGGACAAGCTGGCGGACTGGCAGCGTAAGGCATTCCGCGAGCAGGTGGGAAGCCGCTGGGTCCGCCGGGATTTCGGAGATAAGCGCAGCTGGGAGATTGCACTTGAGACCTACAAGCTAGCACTGCTCTGTGCCCAGAGTATCAAGGACAAGGACCGGATCATCGCCAGTCTTCTGCATCATATTGCCTGGATGTACCGGTATCAAGGGGATGTGGAACAGGAGCAGCGTTTCCTGCGCTATTCGCTTGGCATGTACATCAAGGTCTTCGAAAACGATGGCATTGGCGGAAACGACGCCCGTCTAATGTATCTGATCGGTGAGTTATACCGCCGGATTGGTGAATTTTCCAACGCAGTAAAGTGGTTCTCGCGCCTCATCAATGATCAGAAGATCATGGATGCCGCAATGATCCGGGCAGCCCGGGAACAGTGGGCGCTTTTGCGGGAACAGATGAACGGAGGCGAGCCGGAGGAAGACGGGCTTCCTTCAGGTACATAG
- a CDS encoding globin codes for MNPNDSIFDNLGGAEGVHRLVESFYAKVQLHPRLGPLFPADITPVLEKQYQFLSQFFGGPALYSELHGHPMMRARHMHIPITPERAEEWLECMKEALEETGVEEPLRTFVLSRLAGPAHHFVNMPQE; via the coding sequence ATGAATCCAAACGACAGCATTTTCGACAATCTGGGAGGCGCGGAAGGGGTTCACCGGCTGGTTGAGTCCTTTTACGCCAAGGTGCAGCTTCATCCGCGGCTCGGCCCCCTGTTTCCAGCAGATATTACTCCTGTATTGGAGAAACAGTATCAATTCCTGAGTCAATTTTTTGGCGGACCGGCACTCTACTCAGAGCTGCATGGACATCCGATGATGAGAGCAAGACATATGCATATCCCCATTACGCCTGAACGTGCGGAGGAATGGCTGGAGTGCATGAAAGAGGCGCTGGAGGAAACGGGTGTGGAGGAGCCGCTGCGTACATTTGTGTTAAGCCGCCTTGCGGGTCCTGCGCATCATTTTGTCAACATGCCCCAGGAGTAA